From Candidatus Poribacteria bacterium:
GAATGCAACAAGGAGTGTTGTTACAACGTTAAACCTGGGTTTCATCAAAAAATTCGGCGTGAAACCTCCGACCGTAGTTGACGGAGGAAATGCCGTCCTCCTTTTTTAACTATTGGGTTTTCGCTCCGTTTTTTTCCGTTGTGGAAAAACGGGTTTCTGCTTAATTCGCTTGGTATACATCTCGTAATTGACTTTGCGGACACTTAGCCATCTCTTTTTCTGTCCGCTATATCTATTTACCTTCTCTCGCGTACTTGCTCAAGTATCATCGTATCAAAATATAGGACGATTTCTTTCTTCAAATGGCTTAGGTAAGATCCCAGAGCAGCACAGTATGGTCATCGCTTCCGCTGGCGAGAATACTTCCATTCGCCGCATACGCGACACTCCTGACACTGCTTGTATGCCCTGTGAGTGTCTCTTTAGGCTCTCCCGTCTCAACATCCCAGAAGCGGATGGTGTTGTCATTTCCACCGCTTGCGATGGTTTTACCGTCAGGTGAGCAAGCGACGCTCCAGACATAACCTGAATGCCCTGTGAGTGTCATTATTAAACTTCTTTCATCTGTACTCCACAACCGAACCGTGCCATCAATACTTCCACTCGCGAGGATCTCTCCATCAGGCGAATACGCAATTGAATCGACGATATGCGTATGTCCTTTGAGTGTAGCTCTGTGCTTTCCAGTAGCGGCATCCCACAATACTATATCATCATCTCCGGTTCCCGCGGCAAGCGTTCGCCCATCAGGAGAATATCTAACACATCGGATGGAGTCCGCGCGCCCTTTGAGTGTATCTTTTGCCTCTCCTGTGCTGGCATCCCACAACCGCACTGTACCATCAGTGCTTCCACTGGCGACGGTCGCCCCATCTGTGGAATAGGCGACACTCCTAACAGCGTCCGTATGTCCTGTAAGCGTCGCTGTGGGAGATCCACCGATCGCGTCCCATAGGACAACTGTATTGTCTATACTTCCACTGGCAATCGCACTACCAT
This genomic window contains:
- a CDS encoding WD40 repeat domain-containing protein yields the protein MNDQKDTQSGLPTGARARLDQGNLTGDIAFSSDGTQLAVACDIGVWVYDVDSGMGLNLLVEHREYVRCVAYSPDGSAIASGSIDNTVVLWDAIGGSPTATLTGHTDAVRSVAYSTDGATVASGSTDGTVRLWDASTGEAKDTLKGRADSIRCVRYSPDGRTLAAGTGDDDIVLWDAATGKHRATLKGHTHIVDSIAYSPDGEILASGSIDGTVRLWSTDERSLIMTLTGHSGYVWSVACSPDGKTIASGGNDNTIRFWDVETGEPKETLTGHTSSVRSVAYAANGSILASGSDDHTVLLWDLT